One part of the Aliivibrio fischeri ATCC 7744 = JCM 18803 = DSM 507 genome encodes these proteins:
- the ispB gene encoding octaprenyl diphosphate synthase: MDFKAIQALTADDMAIVNETILAQLNSDVALINQLGFYIVSGGGKRLRPVLAILSAKALGYEGKDHTMAAAFIEFIHTATLLHDDVVDESDMRRGKATANAEFGNAASVLVGDFIYTRSFQMMTSLGSIKILSLMSEAVNVIAEGEVLQLMNCNDPNTTEESYMQVIYSKTARLFEAATQIGAILNDAPQEIETALQNYGKYLGTAFQLIDDVMDYTSDGEDMGKNVGDDLAEGKPTLPLLHAMMHGNKEQNAMIREAIENGNGLDKLEPILACMKEVGSLEYTKQKADEEADKAIAELAILPESDYKEALKALAHLAVKRSK; this comes from the coding sequence ATGGATTTTAAAGCTATTCAAGCCCTAACGGCTGATGACATGGCAATCGTCAATGAGACCATCTTAGCTCAACTCAACTCAGATGTTGCGCTAATCAACCAACTTGGTTTTTACATTGTAAGTGGCGGTGGTAAACGTCTACGCCCTGTTCTTGCCATTTTATCTGCTAAAGCTCTTGGATACGAAGGCAAAGACCATACAATGGCAGCTGCTTTTATTGAATTTATTCATACTGCGACCCTATTGCACGATGATGTTGTTGATGAATCAGACATGCGCCGCGGTAAAGCAACGGCAAATGCCGAGTTCGGAAATGCAGCAAGTGTGCTTGTAGGTGATTTCATCTATACCCGCTCTTTCCAAATGATGACTAGCTTAGGATCCATAAAGATCCTTAGTTTAATGAGTGAAGCTGTAAATGTGATCGCCGAAGGTGAAGTCCTTCAATTAATGAACTGTAACGATCCTAATACGACTGAAGAAAGTTATATGCAAGTGATCTACTCTAAAACAGCTCGTTTATTTGAAGCTGCAACGCAGATCGGTGCGATCCTAAACGATGCCCCACAAGAAATTGAAACGGCATTACAAAATTACGGAAAGTATTTAGGTACCGCCTTCCAACTGATTGATGATGTCATGGATTACACCTCTGATGGTGAAGACATGGGTAAAAATGTAGGCGATGACCTTGCAGAAGGTAAACCAACACTGCCTCTATTACATGCCATGATGCACGGAAATAAAGAACAAAACGCAATGATCCGTGAAGCAATAGAAAATGGTAATGGTTTAGATAAACTAGAGCCAATCCTTGCTTGTATGAAAGAAGTTGGCTCTTTAGAGTACACAAAACAAAAAGCAGATGAAGAAGCTGATAAAGCGATTGCTGAATTAGCCATTCTCCCTGAATCAGATTATAAAGAAGCACTGAAAGCATTAGCGCACTTAGCCGTTAAACGTAGCAAATAA
- the rpmA gene encoding 50S ribosomal protein L27, whose product MAHKKAGGSTRNGRDSESKRLGVKRFGGESVLAGNIIVRQRGTKFHAGTNVGIGKDHTLFALSEGKVKFEVKGPKNRKFVSIEAE is encoded by the coding sequence ATGGCACATAAAAAAGCTGGCGGTTCTACACGTAACGGCCGTGATTCAGAAAGTAAACGTCTTGGTGTTAAGCGTTTCGGTGGCGAATCTGTTCTTGCAGGTAACATCATCGTTCGTCAACGTGGTACTAAATTCCACGCTGGTACTAACGTAGGCATCGGTAAAGACCACACTCTTTTCGCTCTATCTGAAGGTAAAGTGAAATTTGAAGTTAAAGGTCCTAAAAACCGTAAATTCGTTTCTATCGAAGCTGAATAA
- the rplU gene encoding 50S ribosomal protein L21, with amino-acid sequence MYAVFQSGGKQHRVSEGQTLRLEKLDVETGATVEFDNVLMIANGEEITVGAPLVAGGKVTAEVVQHGRGDKVKIVKFRRRKHSRKQQGHRQWFTEVKITGISA; translated from the coding sequence ATGTACGCTGTTTTCCAATCTGGTGGTAAACAACACCGTGTAAGCGAAGGTCAAACTCTTCGTTTGGAAAAATTAGACGTTGAGACTGGCGCAACAGTTGAGTTCGACAACGTTCTTATGATTGCTAACGGTGAAGAAATCACTGTTGGTGCACCTCTAGTAGCTGGCGGTAAAGTAACTGCGGAAGTAGTTCAGCACGGTCGTGGCGATAAAGTTAAAATCGTTAAGTTCCGTCGTCGTAAGCATTCTCGTAAGCAACAGGGCCACCGTCAATGGTTCACTGAAGTCAAAATTACTGGCATCAGCGCTTAA
- a CDS encoding TAXI family TRAP transporter solute-binding subunit has protein sequence MALQNVIKATAVAAAMMTAGMGTASAQEFITIGTGSVTGVYYPTGGAICKLVNKDRKEHNVRCSVESTGGSIYNVNTIRSGELDFGIVQSDWQYHGYNGTSKFEAQGPYKKLRAMFSLHTEPFNIIARTDSGINNVADLEGKRVNIGNPGSGDRATMGVVMDAMGWTNDSFKLASELKGSERSQALCDNKIDAFIYMVGHPNGSIKEATTSCDAKLVSATGPKIDKIVADNPYYAYSTVPAGMYRGTTGDVNSFGVAATMVTTSDVSDEVAYSVAKAVFENFDTFKRLHPAFATLKKEDMVKAGLSIPLHPGAVKYYKEVGLLK, from the coding sequence ATGGCATTACAAAATGTAATTAAAGCAACTGCTGTAGCTGCGGCAATGATGACTGCAGGTATGGGAACTGCGAGTGCCCAAGAATTCATAACTATTGGTACAGGCTCTGTAACAGGTGTTTACTACCCAACAGGCGGTGCAATCTGTAAATTAGTCAACAAAGATCGTAAAGAACACAATGTTCGTTGTTCTGTTGAATCAACAGGCGGCTCAATCTACAACGTAAATACGATCCGCTCAGGTGAGCTTGATTTTGGTATTGTACAGTCAGATTGGCAATACCACGGTTATAACGGTACTAGTAAATTTGAAGCTCAAGGTCCTTACAAAAAACTGCGTGCGATGTTCTCTCTTCATACAGAACCTTTTAACATCATAGCTCGTACTGACTCAGGCATTAACAATGTTGCTGATCTTGAAGGCAAGCGTGTAAACATTGGTAACCCAGGTTCTGGTGACCGTGCAACCATGGGAGTTGTTATGGATGCGATGGGTTGGACAAACGACAGCTTCAAGCTAGCTTCTGAACTTAAAGGTTCTGAACGTTCACAAGCTCTTTGTGATAATAAAATTGATGCATTCATCTATATGGTTGGTCACCCAAATGGATCAATCAAAGAAGCGACAACATCTTGTGATGCAAAACTGGTTTCAGCAACTGGACCTAAAATCGATAAGATCGTAGCGGACAATCCTTACTATGCATACAGTACTGTGCCAGCAGGTATGTACCGTGGTACTACAGGTGATGTAAATAGCTTTGGTGTAGCGGCGACAATGGTAACTACATCAGATGTTTCAGATGAAGTCGCTTACAGTGTTGCAAAAGCGGTATTTGAAAACTTTGATACGTTTAAACGTTTACACCCTGCATTTGCAACGTTGAAAAAAGAAGACATGGTTAAAGCAGGTCTTTCTATCCCACTACACCCAGGTGCAGTGAAATACTACAAAGAAGTCGGCCTACTAAAATAG
- a CDS encoding TRAP transporter permease — MTQSSSSQDVQEMVAQSDTGARSPQGLSGRILWFVPLCWSLFQLWYASPLPFIFDFGILNDTEARSIHLAFAIFLAFTAYPALKNSPRDRIPTIDWVLALLGSFAAAYIYIFYTELAGRSGAPTTFDIVAAVTGMILLLEATRRALGPPLMVVAAVFLLYTFAGPHMPDVIAHKGASLNKAMSHLWLTTEGVFGVALGVSTSFVFLFVLFGAMLEKAGAGAYFIKVAFSLLGHMKGGPAKAAVVASGLSGLVSGSSIANVVTTGTFTIPLMKRVGFPGTKAGAVEVAASTNGQLTPPIMGAAAFLMVEYVGISYVEVIKAALLPALISYIALLYIVHLEACKAGMKGLPRRHNPTLVQSLLSFTGTILGLCIISAAVYYGIGWTKGVFGDAATPIVTIALLLSYVGLIRISAKYQEHAMMAIDEELTEVPDPGPTIKSGLHFLLPIVVLVWCLTVERFSPGLSAFWASVFMIFILLTQRPLISFFTKDDDMFESVKQGFDDLLESLVSGARNMIGIGVATAAAGTVVGVVTLTGIGLVMTDFVEFISGGSIILMLLFTAVISLILGMGLPTTANYIVVSTLMAPVIVTLGAAHGLIIPLIAVHLFVFYFGILADDTPPVGLAAFAAAAIAKSDPIRTGIQGFTYDIRTAILPFMFIFNTQLLLMGIDSWWHLALTVISSIIAMLTFSAATQGWWFTKTKWWETALLLLITFSLFRPGYWWDQLYPAKDYHQGIEIAQIAEGLNIGQSLELQVSGENLEGDIINKTVRLPFDERAITGEERVSSMGLMLSEVDNKMIVDMVEFGSPAEASGIDFDWEIKQVVLDADRPLKEWVFVPTLLLLLALGLNQRRRAKKDNLAA; from the coding sequence ATGACGCAATCTTCATCGTCACAAGATGTGCAAGAAATGGTGGCCCAATCTGATACCGGGGCTCGTTCGCCGCAAGGATTATCTGGCCGTATTTTATGGTTTGTTCCACTATGTTGGTCTTTATTCCAGCTTTGGTATGCCTCCCCTTTACCGTTCATTTTTGATTTCGGCATACTTAATGATACAGAAGCGCGATCTATACACTTAGCTTTTGCTATTTTTTTAGCATTCACCGCTTACCCTGCACTCAAAAACTCACCAAGAGACCGTATTCCTACGATTGATTGGGTTCTGGCTTTATTAGGCAGCTTCGCTGCTGCTTATATCTATATTTTTTATACCGAACTTGCAGGTCGCTCTGGTGCGCCAACCACATTTGATATTGTGGCTGCTGTTACCGGTATGATTTTACTACTTGAAGCAACTCGACGAGCATTAGGTCCACCACTCATGGTTGTGGCAGCAGTGTTTCTTCTATACACCTTTGCTGGTCCACATATGCCAGATGTTATTGCTCATAAAGGTGCAAGCTTAAATAAAGCGATGTCTCACTTATGGCTAACAACTGAAGGGGTATTTGGTGTTGCTTTAGGCGTATCAACCTCATTTGTTTTCTTATTTGTACTTTTTGGCGCCATGTTAGAAAAAGCAGGTGCTGGTGCTTACTTTATTAAAGTGGCTTTCTCTCTACTCGGTCATATGAAAGGTGGCCCAGCAAAAGCAGCGGTTGTTGCTTCAGGTTTATCAGGTTTAGTTTCAGGGTCTTCTATTGCCAATGTTGTAACAACAGGCACATTCACCATTCCACTAATGAAACGTGTTGGTTTCCCAGGAACAAAAGCGGGTGCCGTTGAAGTTGCAGCATCAACGAATGGTCAATTAACACCACCTATTATGGGGGCTGCGGCATTCTTAATGGTGGAGTACGTGGGTATTTCATATGTTGAAGTAATTAAAGCGGCCTTATTACCAGCGCTTATTTCTTACATCGCATTACTTTATATTGTCCACCTTGAAGCCTGTAAAGCAGGTATGAAAGGTTTACCACGTCGTCATAACCCAACACTCGTTCAAAGTTTGCTCTCTTTTACAGGAACCATTCTTGGTTTGTGTATTATTAGTGCTGCTGTTTATTATGGTATCGGTTGGACAAAAGGTGTCTTTGGAGATGCAGCAACCCCAATTGTTACTATTGCATTGCTGCTGTCTTATGTTGGCTTAATTCGTATTTCAGCTAAATATCAAGAACATGCCATGATGGCAATTGATGAAGAGTTAACTGAAGTGCCAGATCCTGGTCCAACAATCAAATCAGGTTTGCATTTCTTATTACCTATCGTGGTATTAGTGTGGTGTTTGACTGTTGAGCGATTTTCTCCTGGTCTATCTGCATTCTGGGCATCAGTATTTATGATCTTTATCTTGTTAACTCAACGACCATTAATCAGCTTTTTTACTAAAGATGACGATATGTTCGAAAGTGTAAAACAAGGATTTGATGATTTACTAGAAAGTCTAGTATCAGGTGCTAGAAACATGATTGGTATCGGTGTTGCAACGGCAGCAGCTGGTACGGTTGTTGGTGTAGTAACACTTACGGGAATCGGCCTTGTTATGACTGATTTCGTAGAATTTATTTCTGGCGGTAGCATCATATTAATGCTGTTATTTACTGCGGTGATCAGTTTAATTCTTGGTATGGGATTACCAACAACAGCAAATTACATTGTTGTATCAACCCTTATGGCTCCAGTTATTGTGACACTAGGTGCTGCTCATGGATTAATCATTCCATTAATTGCTGTTCATTTATTTGTCTTTTATTTTGGTATTTTAGCGGATGATACACCGCCAGTAGGTCTTGCTGCATTTGCAGCAGCAGCGATTGCGAAATCCGATCCAATACGAACAGGTATCCAAGGTTTTACCTATGATATCCGTACTGCAATACTGCCATTTATGTTTATTTTCAATACTCAACTATTGTTAATGGGGATTGATTCATGGTGGCACCTAGCATTAACGGTTATTTCATCGATCATTGCTATGCTTACTTTTTCTGCAGCAACACAAGGTTGGTGGTTTACTAAAACAAAATGGTGGGAAACCGCTCTTTTATTGTTAATTACTTTCTCTTTATTCCGTCCGGGGTACTGGTGGGATCAATTGTATCCAGCAAAAGATTATCACCAAGGAATTGAGATTGCTCAAATCGCAGAAGGGCTAAATATAGGACAATCACTGGAATTACAAGTGAGTGGTGAAAACCTAGAAGGTGACATCATAAACAAAACTGTTCGTTTACCTTTTGATGAGAGAGCTATTACAGGTGAAGAACGAGTCAGTTCAATGGGGCTAATGCTATCTGAAGTCGACAACAAAATGATTGTCGATATGGTTGAGTTTGGAAGTCCTGCTGAAGCATCTGGTATTGATTTTGATTGGGAAATCAAACAAGTTGTCCTTGATGCAGATCGTCCATTAAAAGAGTGGGTATTTGTTCCAACTCTACTACTACTTTTGGCATTAGGCTTAAATCAACGTCGCCGAGCAAAAAAGGATAACTTAGCGGCATAA
- the mdh gene encoding malate dehydrogenase, with protein MKVAVIGAAGGIGQALALLLKNRLPAGSDLALYDIAPVTPGVAADLSHIPTPVSIKGYCGEDPTPALEGADVVLISAGVARKPGMDRSDLFNINAGIVKSLTEKIAVTCPKACIGIITNPVNTTVAIAAEVLKKAGVYDKNKLFGVTTLDVIRSETFVAELKDKDPGEIRVPVIGGHSGVTILPLLSQVQGVEFTAEEVAALTPRIQNAGTEVVEAKAGGGSATLSMGQAACRFGLSLVKALSGGQGVVECAYVEGNGEHARFFAQPILLGKNGVEEIQSYGELSAFEQEALESMLDTLRGDIKIGEEFVQ; from the coding sequence ATGAAAGTAGCTGTTATTGGTGCCGCTGGCGGCATTGGACAAGCGTTAGCATTACTTCTTAAGAACCGTTTACCAGCAGGATCAGATCTTGCTCTGTATGATATTGCCCCTGTAACTCCGGGTGTAGCAGCAGATCTAAGCCACATCCCAACACCAGTATCAATCAAAGGATATTGTGGAGAGGATCCAACTCCAGCACTAGAAGGTGCCGATGTTGTACTTATTTCAGCTGGCGTAGCTCGTAAACCAGGAATGGATCGTTCTGATCTTTTTAATATCAATGCCGGTATTGTTAAATCGTTAACTGAAAAGATTGCGGTAACTTGTCCAAAAGCATGTATTGGTATTATTACGAACCCAGTAAATACAACGGTAGCGATTGCTGCGGAAGTACTTAAAAAAGCTGGTGTGTATGATAAAAATAAATTATTCGGTGTAACTACACTGGATGTGATCCGTTCAGAAACGTTTGTAGCTGAGTTGAAAGATAAAGATCCAGGCGAGATCCGTGTGCCTGTTATTGGTGGTCATTCAGGTGTAACGATTCTACCTTTATTATCTCAAGTTCAAGGTGTTGAGTTTACTGCTGAAGAAGTGGCTGCGCTGACTCCTCGTATCCAAAATGCGGGAACAGAAGTGGTTGAAGCTAAAGCTGGTGGCGGCTCTGCAACACTATCTATGGGTCAAGCGGCATGTCGTTTTGGTTTGTCACTAGTAAAAGCATTAAGTGGCGGGCAAGGTGTTGTTGAATGTGCTTATGTAGAAGGTAACGGTGAACATGCTCGTTTCTTCGCGCAACCAATTCTACTTGGTAAAAATGGGGTTGAAGAAATTCAATCTTATGGTGAGCTAAGTGCATTTGAACAAGAAGCACTAGAAAGTATGCTAGATACGCTAAGAGGCGATATCAAAATTGGCGAAGAGTTTGTTCAATAA
- the rluA gene encoding bifunctional tRNA pseudouridine(32) synthase/23S rRNA pseudouridine(746) synthase RluA: MAMLEYLPPQDPWIDIVYQDEFILVVNKPSGLLSVPGRAPEHYDSMWSRLKVEFPDIQVVHRLDMSTSGLMLFAMNKYSERHLKKQFQYRLTHKIYYARVWGNIEQDEGEIDLPLICDWENRPKQKVCFEHGKPSQTRYQVVRREEKTTIVRLLPITGRSHQLRVHMLSIGHPIVGDEFYANEEAKNFSSRLELHAAELSFYHPKSDWVRSIFVPCDFYPEAQEMMFSIYDPIRKLPDYKTLKSS, translated from the coding sequence ATGGCAATGCTGGAATATTTACCACCCCAAGATCCGTGGATAGACATTGTTTATCAAGACGAATTTATTTTAGTGGTAAACAAGCCATCTGGTTTATTATCTGTACCTGGCCGAGCTCCTGAGCATTACGACAGTATGTGGAGCCGTTTAAAGGTTGAATTCCCTGATATTCAAGTTGTACATCGTTTAGATATGTCTACGTCAGGGTTAATGTTGTTTGCGATGAATAAATACAGCGAACGTCATTTAAAGAAACAGTTTCAGTACCGTCTAACGCATAAAATTTATTATGCGCGAGTATGGGGAAACATTGAGCAAGATGAAGGTGAAATTGATTTACCTTTAATTTGTGATTGGGAGAATAGACCAAAACAGAAAGTGTGTTTTGAGCATGGCAAACCTTCTCAAACTCGCTATCAAGTTGTAAGACGTGAAGAGAAAACGACGATTGTTCGGTTGTTACCGATCACTGGGCGCTCTCATCAATTACGTGTACATATGCTATCGATTGGGCATCCGATTGTTGGGGATGAGTTTTATGCGAATGAGGAAGCGAAAAATTTCTCTTCTCGTTTGGAGCTGCATGCGGCTGAATTGAGCTTTTACCATCCAAAATCGGATTGGGTTCGCTCTATTTTTGTCCCTTGTGATTTTTACCCTGAAGCACAAGAGATGATGTTCTCTATTTATGATCCAATAAGAAAGCTACCAGATTATAAAACATTGAAATCATCTTAA
- the argR gene encoding transcriptional regulator ArgR, translating to MRNNEKQELLVKEFKAILKAERFGSQGEIVDALRLSGFDNINQSKVSRMLTKFGAVRTRNAKMEMVYCLPVELGVPTVSSSLRELVMDIDYNNALVVIHTGPGAAQLIARLLDSLGKAEGILGVVAGDDTIFITPTRNIEVAELFDSVCDLFEYSV from the coding sequence ATGCGAAATAATGAAAAACAAGAACTATTAGTTAAAGAGTTTAAAGCCATTCTTAAAGCTGAACGATTTGGCTCCCAAGGTGAAATCGTTGACGCTCTTCGTCTATCTGGCTTTGATAATATTAACCAATCCAAAGTATCACGAATGCTAACTAAGTTTGGCGCAGTGCGTACACGCAACGCAAAAATGGAAATGGTTTACTGCCTACCTGTTGAACTTGGTGTACCTACTGTTTCAAGCTCCTTACGTGAACTTGTCATGGATATTGATTACAACAATGCATTAGTTGTTATTCATACTGGCCCTGGTGCTGCGCAACTAATTGCTCGCTTACTTGACTCTTTAGGTAAAGCGGAAGGCATCTTAGGTGTTGTCGCAGGTGACGATACTATCTTTATTACACCAACCCGTAATATTGAAGTTGCTGAACTGTTTGATTCAGTTTGTGACTTATTTGAATACTCAGTTTAA
- the rapA gene encoding RNA polymerase-associated protein RapA encodes MSFALGQRWISDTESDLGLGTVVAVDDRTVSLLFAASEENRLYAKHDAPVTRVMFNKGDTIESHEGWSLDVEDVIEEGGLLTYIGTRVDTDEANVILRETLLSHQIRFNKPQDKLFAGQIDRMDRFALRFRALQNQYEQHKSPMRGLCGMRAGLIPHQLFIAHEVGRRYAPRVLLADEVGLGKTIEAGMIIHQQVLSGRAERVLIVVPETLQHQWLVEMMRRFNLHFSIFDEERCVEAYADSENPFDTAQFVLCSLDFIRKSKRRFEQVVEADWDLLVVDEAHHLEWNQTKPSREYQVIEAIAEETPGVLLLTATPEQLGHESHFARLRLLDPDRFYDYDAFVEEERQYQPVADAVTALMSGEKLSNDAKNRITELLSEQDVEPLFRIIESSAAEDEQAQARQELVDNLMDRHGTGRVLFRNTRAAIKGFPQRNLNLMPMPLPSQYATSMRVATMMGGRMTDEARAMKMLYPEEIFQEFEGDSATWWQFDPRVNWLLELLKENRNEKVLIIASRASTALQLEQALREREGIRGTVFHEGMSIIERDKAAAYFAQEEGGAQVLICSEIGSEGRNFQFANQLVMFDLPFNPDLLEQRIGRLDRIGQKRDIEIHVPYLQGTSQELLARWFDEGLNAFGETCPTGRAVYDKFADAIIAILATGKSDGLESLIEESAALNKALKAQLEQGRDRLLEVHSNGGDKAKEIAEQIAATDGDTNLVNFALNLFDTIGLNQDDKGENAIVVTPAENMLVSSYPGLPYEGCTITFDRETALSREDMNLISWEHPMIQGGIDLVLTEGVGATAVSLLKNKALPAGTLLLELVYVVDAQAPKQSGIARFLPKTPIRIMMDGKGNDLSAQVEFESFNRQLSPVNRHMASKLVNSVQKEIHGLIDKAEISMEERLESVRTDAEKEMKAALNSELERLQALKAVNPNIRDEELTQIETQMSELSGYIGKAQVQLDSLRLIVVSHN; translated from the coding sequence ATGTCATTTGCTTTGGGACAACGTTGGATCAGTGATACAGAAAGTGATTTAGGTTTAGGTACGGTAGTGGCTGTTGATGACAGAACCGTATCATTACTTTTTGCTGCATCAGAAGAAAACCGTTTATACGCAAAACACGATGCTCCCGTTACCCGAGTGATGTTCAATAAGGGAGATACCATTGAAAGCCATGAGGGCTGGTCACTTGATGTTGAAGACGTTATTGAAGAAGGTGGTTTATTAACTTATATCGGTACTCGAGTTGATACTGACGAAGCCAATGTGATACTTCGTGAGACGTTATTGAGTCATCAAATCCGTTTTAATAAACCTCAAGATAAATTATTTGCAGGTCAAATTGATCGTATGGATCGATTTGCTTTGCGTTTCCGTGCACTTCAAAACCAATATGAACAACACAAAAGCCCGATGCGCGGTTTATGTGGCATGCGTGCAGGATTGATCCCTCACCAATTATTCATTGCTCATGAAGTGGGCCGTCGTTATGCTCCACGTGTTTTATTAGCCGATGAAGTGGGCTTAGGTAAAACCATTGAAGCGGGTATGATCATTCACCAACAGGTGCTTTCTGGTCGTGCTGAGCGCGTATTGATTGTTGTACCTGAAACACTGCAACATCAATGGTTAGTTGAAATGATGCGTCGTTTTAACCTTCATTTTTCTATCTTTGATGAAGAGCGTTGTGTTGAAGCTTATGCAGATTCTGAAAATCCATTTGATACCGCACAGTTTGTTTTATGTTCTTTGGACTTTATTCGTAAGAGTAAACGTCGCTTTGAGCAAGTAGTAGAAGCTGATTGGGATCTACTGGTTGTTGATGAAGCACATCACTTAGAATGGAATCAAACGAAGCCTAGTCGTGAATATCAAGTTATCGAAGCGATTGCAGAAGAAACGCCAGGGGTATTACTGCTAACAGCGACACCTGAGCAATTAGGCCATGAGAGTCACTTTGCTCGTTTACGTCTATTAGATCCTGATCGTTTTTATGATTATGACGCATTCGTAGAAGAAGAACGTCAATATCAACCTGTAGCTGATGCAGTAACGGCATTAATGAGCGGTGAAAAACTATCAAATGATGCGAAAAACCGTATTACTGAATTGCTTTCTGAGCAAGATGTAGAGCCGCTATTTAGAATTATTGAATCATCAGCAGCTGAAGATGAACAAGCTCAAGCTCGCCAAGAATTAGTGGATAACTTAATGGACCGTCATGGTACGGGTCGTGTGTTATTCCGTAATACTCGTGCAGCTATTAAAGGTTTCCCACAGCGTAACCTTAATTTAATGCCAATGCCTTTACCATCTCAGTATGCTACGTCTATGCGTGTTGCAACCATGATGGGTGGACGCATGACGGATGAAGCTCGTGCAATGAAGATGCTTTATCCAGAAGAGATCTTCCAAGAGTTTGAAGGTGATAGTGCGACGTGGTGGCAGTTTGACCCGCGTGTTAACTGGTTGCTTGAGCTACTGAAAGAAAACCGTAATGAGAAGGTGCTTATTATTGCATCTCGAGCTTCAACGGCATTACAACTTGAGCAAGCATTACGTGAGCGTGAAGGTATTCGTGGTACGGTTTTCCATGAAGGTATGTCAATTATTGAACGTGATAAAGCGGCAGCTTACTTCGCACAAGAAGAAGGCGGTGCACAGGTATTGATTTGTTCTGAGATTGGTTCTGAAGGTCGTAACTTCCAGTTTGCTAATCAGCTTGTTATGTTTGATTTACCGTTTAACCCTGACTTACTTGAGCAACGTATTGGTCGTTTGGATCGTATTGGTCAAAAACGCGATATTGAAATTCATGTTCCTTACCTACAAGGTACATCTCAAGAATTGCTTGCTCGTTGGTTTGATGAAGGTTTGAATGCCTTTGGCGAAACTTGTCCAACAGGTCGTGCTGTTTATGACAAATTTGCTGATGCAATTATTGCTATCTTAGCAACAGGTAAATCTGATGGCTTAGAGTCATTAATTGAAGAGTCGGCTGCATTAAATAAAGCGCTAAAAGCACAATTAGAGCAAGGCCGTGACCGTTTATTAGAAGTTCATTCTAATGGTGGCGATAAAGCGAAAGAAATTGCAGAGCAAATTGCGGCAACCGACGGCGATACAAATCTTGTTAATTTTGCATTAAACCTATTTGATACCATTGGTTTAAACCAAGATGATAAAGGTGAAAATGCCATTGTTGTCACTCCAGCGGAAAACATGTTGGTATCAAGCTACCCAGGTTTACCTTATGAAGGTTGTACTATTACGTTTGACCGTGAAACAGCGCTTTCTCGTGAAGACATGAACTTGATCAGTTGGGAGCACCCAATGATTCAAGGTGGTATTGATCTTGTTTTAACCGAAGGGGTAGGGGCAACAGCGGTTTCTTTATTGAAGAATAAAGCATTACCAGCAGGCACTTTATTATTAGAACTGGTTTATGTAGTAGATGCGCAAGCTCCTAAACAGAGTGGTATTGCTCGCTTCTTACCTAAAACGCCTATTCGTATCATGATGGATGGTAAAGGTAATGATCTTTCTGCTCAGGTTGAATTTGAAAGCTTTAACCGTCAGCTAAGTCCAGTTAATCGTCATATGGCGAGCAAGTTGGTTAATTCGGTTCAAAAAGAGATCCATGGATTAATCGATAAAGCGGAAATTAGCATGGAAGAGCGCTTAGAAAGCGTTCGCACTGATGCTGAAAAAGAGATGAAAGCAGCACTTAATTCAGAGCTTGAACGTTTACAAGCTTTGAAAGCAGTCAACCCAAATATTCGTGATGAAGAGTTAACTCAAATTGAAACTCAAATGAGCGAACTATCTGGTTATATTGGTAAAGCACAAGTTCAGTTAGATTCATTACGTCTAATTGTAGTGAGCCATAATTAA
- a CDS encoding universal stress protein, with protein MYKQILVPVDLNEKGFADKAVELAVWHAKQSNAELHLLNVLPGIHMSMVSTYFPKDAAKQMKADVSEQLNKFAAKFVDEEVVYRVHVSEGKPYVTILDYAERLGADLIVMPSHKRSKIDKVMLGSVASKVVENSPINVMVVKPQG; from the coding sequence ATGTATAAACAGATCTTGGTTCCAGTAGATTTAAACGAAAAAGGGTTTGCAGATAAAGCCGTTGAATTAGCGGTTTGGCATGCAAAACAATCAAATGCAGAGCTGCATCTTTTAAATGTATTGCCGGGGATTCATATGTCTATGGTCTCTACATACTTTCCGAAAGATGCGGCAAAGCAAATGAAAGCTGATGTATCCGAACAATTAAACAAGTTTGCTGCGAAGTTTGTTGATGAGGAAGTCGTATATAGAGTTCATGTGTCAGAAGGAAAACCTTATGTCACAATTCTTGATTACGCAGAACGCTTAGGTGCTGATCTTATTGTTATGCCAAGTCACAAACGCTCAAAAATTGATAAGGTGATGCTTGGTTCGGTGGCAAGTAAAGTTGTTGAAAACTCACCAATCAATGTCATGGTTGTAAAGCCACAAGGCTAA